A window of Amycolatopsis australiensis contains these coding sequences:
- a CDS encoding FadR/GntR family transcriptional regulator, whose protein sequence is MESTSVVNAGEALFRPVRAGNAFEETVERLLQAIRLGVVGAGERLPSERELAERLGVSRVTLREAIRALSDAGYVESRRGRYGGTFVHDTLPAPPEPGGKVDAVALEDALCLRYVLETGAAEMAAARSLSRADRQHLTGTLAEAAGAELGDYRRKDSRLHLAIAEVTASGSLTTAMADARTRVNQLLDRIPLLPPNLEHSNAQHEAIVDAILAGDAPAARRAMAEHIEGTASLLRAFLS, encoded by the coding sequence ATGGAGTCGACCTCGGTGGTGAACGCCGGTGAGGCGCTGTTCCGGCCGGTCCGGGCCGGCAACGCCTTCGAGGAGACCGTCGAACGGCTGCTGCAGGCCATCCGCCTCGGCGTGGTCGGCGCGGGGGAGCGGCTGCCGTCGGAACGCGAGCTCGCCGAACGCCTCGGGGTCAGCCGGGTGACCCTCCGCGAAGCCATCCGCGCCCTCTCCGACGCCGGTTACGTGGAGTCACGGCGGGGCCGGTACGGCGGCACGTTCGTGCACGACACGCTTCCCGCTCCGCCCGAGCCCGGCGGCAAGGTCGACGCCGTCGCGCTCGAGGACGCGCTGTGCCTGCGGTACGTCCTGGAGACCGGTGCCGCCGAGATGGCCGCCGCCCGCTCGCTCAGCCGCGCCGACCGGCAGCACCTCACCGGCACGCTCGCCGAGGCCGCGGGCGCCGAGCTCGGCGACTACCGCCGCAAGGACTCCCGCCTGCACCTGGCGATCGCCGAGGTGACCGCGTCCGGCTCGCTGACCACGGCGATGGCCGACGCCCGCACCCGCGTCAACCAGCTGCTCGACCGGATCCCGCTGCTGCCGCCCAACCTGGAGCACTCCAACGCCCAGCACGAGGCGATCGTCGACGCGATACTGGCCGGCGACGCCCCCGCCGCCCGCCGGGCAATGGCCGAGCACATCGAGGGCACGGCGTCGCTCCTGCGGGCCTTCCTGTCCTGA
- the glyA gene encoding serine hydroxymethyltransferase, with the protein MTTFDQHLSEVDPEVAAAVADELNRQQSTLEMIASENFAPVGVLEAQGSVLTNKYAEGYPGRRYYGGCEHVDVVEQLAIDRAKALFGAEHANVQPHSGAQANAAAMFAVLKPGDTILGLDLAHGGHLTHGMKINFSGKLYNVVAYHVDKETGIVDLAEIERLAVEHEPKLIIAGWSAYPRQLDFAEFRRIADKVGARLMVDMAHFAGLVAAGLHPSPVPHADIVTTTTHKTLGGPRGGLILCREELAKKINSAVFPGQQGGPLEHVIAAKAVALKIAASEEFKERQQRTLEGSRILASRLSQADCAEAGVRVLTGGTDVHLVLVDLVESTLDGQQAEDRLHEVGITVNRNAVPFDPRPPMITSGLRIGTPALATRGFQAEDFAEVADVIAEALKPGFDDGVRAKLRDRVEALAAKHPLYADLSR; encoded by the coding sequence ATGACGACGTTCGACCAGCACCTGTCCGAAGTCGACCCCGAGGTCGCCGCGGCCGTCGCCGACGAACTGAACCGCCAGCAGTCGACCCTGGAGATGATCGCCTCCGAGAACTTCGCCCCGGTGGGCGTGCTCGAAGCGCAGGGCTCGGTGCTGACCAACAAGTACGCCGAGGGCTACCCGGGCCGCCGCTACTACGGCGGCTGCGAGCACGTCGACGTCGTCGAGCAGCTCGCCATCGACCGCGCGAAGGCGCTCTTCGGCGCCGAGCACGCCAACGTCCAGCCGCACTCGGGCGCGCAGGCCAACGCGGCCGCGATGTTCGCGGTGCTCAAGCCGGGAGACACGATCCTCGGCCTCGACCTGGCGCACGGTGGTCACCTGACGCACGGGATGAAGATCAACTTCTCGGGCAAGCTCTACAACGTCGTCGCGTACCACGTCGACAAAGAGACCGGAATCGTCGACCTCGCCGAGATCGAGCGGCTGGCCGTCGAGCACGAGCCGAAGCTGATCATCGCCGGCTGGTCCGCGTACCCGCGTCAGCTCGACTTCGCCGAGTTCCGCCGGATCGCGGACAAGGTCGGCGCGCGGCTGATGGTGGACATGGCGCACTTCGCCGGGCTGGTCGCGGCCGGGCTGCACCCGTCGCCGGTGCCGCACGCCGACATCGTCACCACGACCACGCACAAGACCCTCGGCGGCCCGCGCGGCGGGCTGATCCTGTGCCGCGAGGAGCTGGCGAAGAAGATCAACTCGGCGGTGTTCCCGGGCCAGCAGGGCGGGCCTCTGGAGCACGTCATCGCGGCCAAGGCCGTCGCGCTGAAGATCGCCGCGAGCGAGGAGTTCAAGGAGCGCCAGCAGCGCACCCTCGAAGGCTCGCGGATCCTGGCTTCCCGGCTGTCCCAGGCGGACTGCGCCGAAGCGGGCGTGCGGGTGCTGACCGGCGGCACCGACGTCCACCTGGTGCTCGTCGACCTCGTCGAGTCCACTCTGGACGGTCAGCAGGCCGAGGACCGGCTGCACGAGGTCGGCATCACGGTCAACCGCAACGCCGTCCCGTTCGACCCGCGGCCGCCGATGATCACCTCGGGCCTGCGCATCGGCACCCCGGCGCTGGCCACTCGCGGCTTCCAGGCCGAGGACTTCGCCGAGGTCGCCGACGTCATCGCCGAGGCGCTCAAGCCGGGCTTCGACGACGGCGTGCGCGCAAAGCTGCGTGACCGCGTCGAGGCCCTGGCGGCGAAGCACCCGCTGTACGCGGACCTTTCGCGATGA
- the lipA gene encoding lipoyl synthase, whose translation MSALPEGRKLLRLEVRNSETPIEKKPSWIKTRVRMGPEFTELKGLVRREGLHTVCEEAGCPNIYECWEDREATFLIGGDQCTRRCDFCQIDTGKPAQLDRTEPRKVAESVQAMGLRYSTVTGVARDDLPDGGAWLYAETVRQIHELNPGTGVELLIPDFNADPAQLAEVFGSRPEVLAHNVETVPRIFKRIRPGFRYARSLEVITKAREAGLVTKSNLILGMGETPEEVAPAMRDLVDAGCEILTITQYLRPSPRHHPVDRWVKPEEFVEHSQAAEAMGFAGVMAGPLVRSSYRAGRLYAQTKAHRGEELPENLAHLADQGPAAQEASSLLAR comes from the coding sequence ATGAGCGCGCTGCCCGAGGGCCGGAAGCTGCTGCGTCTGGAAGTCCGCAACAGCGAGACGCCGATCGAGAAGAAGCCGTCGTGGATCAAGACGCGGGTGCGGATGGGGCCGGAGTTCACCGAACTCAAGGGTCTGGTGCGCCGTGAGGGTCTGCACACGGTGTGTGAAGAGGCGGGTTGTCCCAACATTTACGAGTGCTGGGAGGATCGTGAGGCCACGTTCCTGATCGGTGGGGATCAGTGCACGCGGCGGTGCGACTTCTGTCAGATCGACACGGGCAAGCCCGCCCAGCTGGACCGCACCGAGCCGCGGAAGGTCGCGGAGTCGGTGCAGGCGATGGGGTTGCGGTATTCGACCGTGACGGGTGTGGCGCGGGACGATCTTCCCGATGGTGGTGCGTGGTTGTATGCGGAGACGGTGCGGCAGATCCACGAGCTGAACCCGGGCACCGGCGTCGAGCTGCTGATCCCGGACTTCAACGCCGACCCTGCGCAGCTGGCCGAGGTCTTCGGGTCGCGGCCCGAGGTGCTGGCCCACAACGTGGAGACGGTGCCGCGGATTTTCAAGCGGATCCGTCCGGGGTTCCGGTACGCGCGGTCGCTGGAGGTCATCACCAAGGCGCGTGAGGCGGGGCTGGTGACGAAGTCGAACCTGATCCTGGGCATGGGCGAAACCCCCGAGGAGGTCGCCCCTGCGATGCGGGACCTGGTGGACGCGGGGTGCGAGATCTTGACGATCACGCAGTATCTGCGTCCGTCGCCGCGGCATCATCCGGTGGATCGGTGGGTGAAGCCGGAGGAGTTCGTCGAGCACTCCCAGGCCGCCGAGGCGATGGGCTTCGCCGGTGTGATGGCGGGTCCGCTGGTGCGGTCGTCCTACCGCGCGGGCCGGCTTTACGCCCAGACCAAGGCCCACCGCGGGGAAGAACTGCCGGAAAACCTGGCCCACCTCGCCGACCAGGGCCCGGCCGCGCAAGAAGCCAGCTCGCTGCTGGCGCGATAG
- a CDS encoding O-methyltransferase, translating into MTDKTWAEVDEYLAGAVLAPDPVLDAALADSAAAGLPPIAVAPNQGKLLHLLARQAGARSILEIGTLGGYSTIWLARALPPDGKLVTCEYDPKHAEVAKANLARAGFGEDVVDIRVGAALDTLPSLTGPFDFVFIDADKANLANYVRAALELTRPGSTIVVDNVVRQGKVTDPASADPNVQGARRMFDLLAAEPRLDATAVQTVGAKGHDGFVLALVR; encoded by the coding sequence ATGACCGACAAGACCTGGGCCGAAGTCGACGAGTACCTCGCCGGAGCCGTGCTCGCTCCCGATCCCGTGCTCGACGCCGCGCTGGCGGACTCGGCCGCCGCCGGGCTGCCGCCGATCGCCGTCGCGCCCAACCAGGGCAAGCTGCTGCACCTGCTGGCCCGCCAGGCCGGCGCCCGCTCGATCCTGGAGATCGGCACGCTCGGCGGGTACAGCACGATCTGGCTGGCCCGCGCGCTCCCGCCCGACGGCAAGCTCGTGACCTGCGAATACGACCCCAAGCACGCCGAAGTCGCGAAGGCCAACCTGGCGCGGGCGGGCTTCGGCGAAGACGTCGTCGACATCCGGGTCGGCGCCGCCCTCGACACGCTGCCGTCGCTCACCGGCCCGTTCGACTTCGTGTTCATCGACGCCGACAAGGCCAACCTCGCGAACTACGTCCGGGCCGCGCTGGAGCTGACGCGCCCGGGTTCGACGATCGTCGTCGACAACGTCGTCCGCCAGGGCAAGGTGACCGACCCGGCGAGCGCCGACCCGAACGTGCAGGGCGCGCGGCGGATGTTCGACCTGCTCGCCGCCGAGCCGCGGCTGGACGCGACCGCCGTCCAGACCGTGGGCGCCAAGGGGCACGACGGGTTCGTGCTGGCCCTGGTGCGCTGA
- the gcvH gene encoding glycine cleavage system protein GcvH has protein sequence MSIPENLKYTKEHEWLKVEDGVATVGITAFAAESLGDIVFVQLPEAGSTITAGEVFGEVESTKSVSELYAPVSGEVVEVNGTTSDTPEVINSDPYTEGWLLKVRLTGDVPDLLDAAAYAAHTQEN, from the coding sequence GTGAGCATCCCCGAGAACCTGAAGTACACGAAGGAACACGAGTGGCTGAAGGTCGAGGACGGTGTCGCCACCGTCGGCATCACCGCTTTCGCCGCCGAGTCGCTCGGTGACATCGTGTTCGTCCAGCTGCCCGAGGCGGGCTCGACGATCACCGCCGGCGAGGTGTTCGGCGAGGTCGAGTCGACCAAGTCGGTCAGCGAGCTGTACGCGCCGGTCTCCGGCGAGGTCGTCGAGGTGAACGGCACCACATCGGACACCCCCGAGGTCATCAACTCCGACCCGTACACCGAAGGATGGCTCCTGAAGGTGCGTCTGACCGGGGACGTGCCGGACCTGCTCGACGCCGCCGCGTACGCCGCGCACACCCAGGAGAACTGA
- a CDS encoding FAD-dependent oxidoreductase yields MNVTIIGAGLGGLTLARVLHRHGIPATVHEAETSPMARTQGGMLDIHDYNGQLAVEAAGLTERFRGLVLEGRQAMRILDRHGTVLFEKGDDGTGGRPEVQRGELRRMLLDSLPAGTVHWGHKVGGARALGDGRHEVSFTDGSTVVTDLLVGADGAWSRIRPLLSAAKPEYVGEAFVEVYLYDADTRHVAAAKAVGGGSLMVPAPGKGIFAHRESGDTLHTYVSLTRPLTWFDAVDFAEPAAAAVRIAAEFDGWAPELTALITDGDTAPVLRPHYSLPVGHRWDRVPGVTLVGDAAHLMPANGEGANLAMLDGAELAEALAAHPGDAETALAGFERAMFARSARIAAESVRFGELLSGAGEEDIAQTLIEAFGTIDEAARAS; encoded by the coding sequence ATGAACGTCACGATCATCGGCGCCGGGCTCGGCGGGCTCACCCTGGCCAGGGTGCTGCACCGCCACGGGATCCCGGCCACCGTCCACGAGGCGGAGACGTCGCCGATGGCGCGCACGCAGGGCGGGATGCTCGACATCCACGACTACAACGGCCAGCTCGCCGTCGAGGCCGCCGGCCTGACCGAGCGGTTCCGCGGCCTGGTCCTGGAAGGCCGCCAGGCCATGCGGATCCTCGACCGGCACGGGACCGTCCTGTTCGAAAAGGGTGACGACGGCACCGGCGGCCGTCCCGAGGTGCAGCGCGGTGAGCTGCGGCGGATGCTGCTCGACTCGCTGCCCGCCGGGACTGTCCACTGGGGACACAAGGTCGGCGGGGCCCGCGCGCTCGGCGACGGCAGGCACGAGGTGAGCTTCACCGACGGCAGCACCGTCGTGACGGACCTGCTCGTCGGCGCGGACGGTGCCTGGTCGCGGATCCGGCCGCTGCTGTCGGCGGCGAAGCCGGAGTACGTCGGCGAAGCGTTCGTCGAGGTCTACCTGTACGACGCCGACACGCGGCACGTCGCGGCCGCGAAAGCGGTCGGCGGTGGCTCGCTCATGGTTCCCGCGCCGGGAAAGGGCATCTTCGCCCACCGGGAGAGCGGGGACACGCTGCACACCTACGTCTCGCTCACCCGGCCGTTGACGTGGTTCGACGCCGTCGACTTCGCCGAACCCGCCGCGGCCGCCGTGCGGATCGCGGCCGAATTCGACGGCTGGGCACCGGAGCTGACCGCGCTGATCACCGACGGCGACACCGCGCCCGTGCTGCGGCCGCACTACAGCCTGCCGGTCGGGCACCGGTGGGACCGGGTGCCGGGCGTGACGCTCGTCGGCGACGCGGCGCACCTGATGCCGGCCAACGGCGAAGGCGCCAACCTGGCCATGCTCGACGGCGCCGAACTCGCCGAGGCACTCGCCGCGCACCCCGGCGACGCCGAGACCGCGCTCGCCGGGTTCGAGCGGGCCATGTTCGCCCGCAGCGCCAGGATCGCCGCCGAGAGCGTCCGGTTCGGCGAACTGCTCTCCGGCGCCGGGGAGGAGGACATCGCGCAGACCCTGATCGAGGCGTTCGGCACCATCGACGAGGCCGCGCGGGCCTCCTGA
- a CDS encoding L-serine ammonia-lyase — translation MAISVFDLFSIGIGPSSSHTVGPMRAALTFVDGLGADLARTARVQAELFGSLGATGFGHGSDKAVLLGLSGERPEEIDTDTVPERIASIRESGRLRLGGTHEIAFDEDTDLTMHRRKSLPAHPNGMVFRAFDASGVLLRERTYYSVGGGFVRDESYETDTVFVEDSTPVPYPFRTGADLLAHCSATGLSISEIMLENELAWRSREEVRDGLLRIWAVMAECVRNGCTHEGVLPGGLKVPRRAKALHEKLLAEDGADDPLYAMDWVSLYALAVNEENAAGGRVVTAPTNGAAGIIPAVLHYYQRFIRHSNDDGIVKFLLTAGAIGSILKQTGSISGAEVGCQGEVGSASAMAAAGLTEVLGGTPAQVENAAEIGVEHHLGLTCDPVGGLVQIPCIERNAVGASKAIHAARMAMRGDGSHVVTLDKAIKTMRETGADMSVKYKETARGGLAVNVIEC, via the coding sequence ATGGCGATCAGCGTCTTCGACCTGTTTTCCATCGGCATCGGCCCGTCGAGCAGCCACACCGTCGGGCCGATGCGGGCGGCACTGACCTTCGTGGACGGACTCGGCGCCGACCTGGCCCGGACCGCGCGGGTACAGGCCGAGCTGTTCGGCTCCCTCGGCGCGACCGGGTTCGGCCACGGCAGCGACAAGGCCGTCCTGCTCGGCTTGTCGGGCGAGCGTCCGGAGGAAATCGACACGGACACCGTGCCGGAGCGCATCGCGTCGATTCGCGAATCCGGCAGGCTGCGGCTGGGCGGCACGCACGAAATCGCGTTCGACGAGGACACCGACCTCACCATGCACCGCCGCAAGTCGCTGCCCGCGCACCCGAACGGCATGGTGTTCCGCGCGTTCGACGCGTCGGGTGTCCTGCTGCGCGAACGGACGTACTACTCGGTGGGCGGCGGGTTCGTCCGCGACGAGTCGTACGAGACGGACACGGTGTTCGTCGAGGACTCGACACCGGTGCCGTACCCGTTCCGCACGGGCGCGGACCTGCTGGCGCACTGTTCGGCGACCGGCCTGTCGATCAGCGAGATCATGCTGGAGAACGAGCTGGCCTGGCGTTCGCGCGAGGAGGTCCGCGACGGGCTGCTGCGGATCTGGGCGGTCATGGCGGAGTGCGTCCGCAACGGCTGCACGCACGAAGGCGTCCTGCCGGGCGGGCTGAAGGTCCCGCGCCGGGCGAAGGCGTTGCACGAGAAGCTCCTCGCCGAGGACGGCGCGGACGACCCGTTGTACGCAATGGACTGGGTGAGCCTGTACGCGCTGGCGGTCAACGAAGAGAACGCGGCCGGCGGCCGGGTGGTGACGGCCCCGACCAACGGCGCGGCGGGCATCATCCCGGCGGTGCTGCACTACTACCAGCGGTTCATCCGGCACTCGAACGACGACGGGATCGTGAAGTTCCTGCTGACGGCCGGCGCGATCGGTTCGATCCTCAAGCAGACGGGCTCGATCTCGGGAGCGGAGGTCGGCTGCCAGGGCGAGGTCGGCTCGGCCTCGGCCATGGCGGCGGCGGGCCTGACGGAAGTGCTGGGCGGAACGCCGGCGCAGGTGGAGAACGCGGCGGAGATCGGCGTGGAGCACCACCTGGGCCTGACGTGCGACCCGGTGGGCGGCCTGGTCCAGATCCCGTGCATCGAGCGCAACGCGGTGGGAGCGTCGAAGGCGATCCACGCGGCCCGGATGGCGATGCGCGGCGACGGAAGCCACGTGGTGACACTGGACAAGGCGATCAAGACGATGCGCGAGACGGGCGCGGACATGAGCGTGAAGTACAAGGAGACGGCCCGAGGCGGCCTGGCGGTGAACGTCATCGAGTGCTGA
- a CDS encoding PLP-dependent aminotransferase family protein, producing MDDYRVVADALAADIEAGRLRPGDRLPPQRRFARQRGIANSTAARVYGELVRRGLAVGEVGRGTFVRAAKPPPEPALAEPGDARVDLELNFAVLPDQSALLAKALEPLLRDDVLTAALHPIGTAGTPAARAAAAGLLTRGDWRPDPASILFTGNGRQAIAAAIAAFVPVGERLAVESLTYPVVKAVAARLGVELVPVETDESGLVPDALAAAGPVRALYVQPTLHNPLGTTMPPRRREELAGVVARLDLPVIEDGIYTFLRGDVRPFAAYAPERTVFVDSLSKRVAPGLTAGFLVTPPSWTARLASSVRSGAWTASRFAVEAATQWIVTGTLAEVEAAKRRDAATRASVVAEKLPGLRGDAASYHRWWELPERWRAEMFVAAAARRGIALSPAAAFAVLPGHAPNAVRIALSAPPVGTLSAALGVLAGLAAGHPDDLVAD from the coding sequence ATGGACGACTACCGCGTCGTCGCCGACGCCCTCGCCGCCGACATCGAGGCCGGCCGCCTCCGCCCCGGCGACCGGCTCCCGCCGCAGCGCCGGTTCGCGCGGCAGCGCGGCATCGCGAACTCGACGGCGGCCCGCGTCTACGGCGAGCTGGTCCGGCGCGGCCTGGCCGTCGGCGAAGTCGGCCGCGGCACGTTCGTCCGGGCCGCGAAACCCCCGCCCGAACCCGCGCTCGCCGAACCCGGCGACGCCCGCGTCGACCTCGAGCTCAACTTCGCCGTCCTGCCCGACCAGTCGGCGCTGCTGGCGAAAGCGCTGGAGCCGTTGCTGCGCGACGACGTGCTCACCGCGGCCCTGCACCCGATCGGCACCGCCGGGACACCGGCGGCCCGCGCGGCGGCGGCCGGCCTGCTCACCCGCGGCGACTGGCGGCCCGACCCGGCGAGCATCCTGTTCACCGGGAACGGCAGGCAGGCCATCGCGGCCGCGATCGCCGCGTTCGTCCCGGTGGGGGAGCGGCTCGCGGTCGAGTCGCTGACCTACCCGGTGGTGAAGGCGGTCGCCGCCCGGCTCGGCGTGGAACTGGTGCCGGTCGAGACCGACGAGTCCGGGCTGGTGCCGGACGCCCTCGCCGCGGCCGGGCCGGTGCGCGCGCTGTACGTCCAGCCGACGCTGCACAACCCGCTCGGCACGACCATGCCGCCCCGGCGCCGGGAAGAGCTGGCCGGCGTGGTCGCCCGGCTCGACCTGCCGGTGATCGAGGACGGCATCTACACGTTCCTGCGCGGGGACGTCCGGCCGTTCGCCGCGTACGCGCCGGAGCGGACGGTGTTCGTCGACAGCCTGTCCAAGCGGGTCGCGCCCGGGCTGACCGCCGGTTTCCTCGTGACACCGCCGTCCTGGACCGCGCGGCTGGCGTCGTCGGTGCGGTCCGGCGCCTGGACCGCGTCACGCTTCGCCGTCGAAGCGGCGACGCAGTGGATCGTGACGGGCACCCTCGCCGAAGTCGAAGCCGCGAAACGCCGTGACGCCGCGACGCGGGCTTCCGTGGTGGCGGAGAAGCTGCCGGGCCTGCGCGGCGACGCGGCCTCCTACCACCGCTGGTGGGAACTGCCGGAACGGTGGCGCGCGGAGATGTTCGTCGCGGCGGCGGCCCGCCGGGGCATCGCGCTGTCCCCGGCGGCCGCGTTCGCGGTCCTGCCGGGCCACGCGCCGAACGCGGTGCGGATCGCGCTGTCGGCCCCACCGGTCGGGACGCTGTCCGCGGCGCTCGGCGTCCTGGCGGGGCTGGCCGCCGGTCACCCGGACGACCTGGTGGCCGACTGA
- a CDS encoding transglycosylase domain-containing protein, whose product MTSPTDEADQKPDTPPRRRRWRRVRRIACRTAGVLVGGPLIAFWIAYLVLDVRSPRDVLAGLDKTVVLQYADGSPLLKVVPADGDRTFVPYAQIPAKLRDAIIATEDPTFWDNQGFDPTGIGRAFVTGVGGGSGITQQYIKKSTGDDDATLGRKFAELVLATKITQEQSKEQIFESYVNIISFGRGTFGPAAAMHAYFGKNLDDSITWSEAAFLAGMIQSPSVHDPAASGDAHAARRWQYVRDKLVSRGYVKNDEQLAYPGAEIQPPSETRAGRLTYDEFHVKQAVLAELDREGFPLGRLQQGDMTVETTLDRGLQDAAKRTLRDRLAGEPKEFRGAMVAIDPKTGAVRAYQGGDQGVRDYAGTPHAAGTAFHPFTLAAALRHGYGTDQLISSPVNQRFLGEDFTYPDVCGPKCTPRTAMRVHADGPFVALAKKLGPDALSETARQAGIPETVDGTPTMREKDGFLIGAGIAVGRYPLRPLDVAGAYATFAADGRRTTPHLVSRVRDESGAVVWEHTDAARPAFDDGDGDASRRIARDVTGTLATSLPDGRAAALRTGEAGHGSSPGNQDAWAVGYTPELVAAVWIGSDDERRLKDATGAELTGDAVPADVWRGFMTAASASGPARPVAGGPPPVVRPPR is encoded by the coding sequence GTGACCTCGCCGACGGACGAAGCAGACCAGAAGCCGGACACCCCGCCCCGCCGCCGCCGATGGCGGCGCGTCCGCCGGATCGCCTGCCGGACCGCGGGCGTGCTCGTCGGCGGGCCGCTGATCGCCTTCTGGATCGCCTACCTCGTCCTCGACGTCCGCAGCCCTCGCGACGTCCTCGCCGGGCTCGACAAGACCGTCGTCCTGCAGTACGCCGACGGATCGCCGCTGCTCAAGGTGGTCCCGGCCGACGGCGACCGCACCTTCGTGCCCTACGCGCAGATCCCCGCGAAGCTGCGTGACGCCATCATCGCCACCGAAGACCCGACCTTCTGGGACAACCAGGGCTTCGACCCGACCGGCATCGGCCGCGCGTTCGTCACCGGCGTCGGCGGCGGGTCCGGGATCACCCAGCAGTACATCAAGAAGTCCACCGGCGACGACGACGCCACCCTCGGGCGCAAGTTCGCCGAGCTGGTGCTGGCCACGAAGATCACCCAAGAGCAGAGCAAGGAGCAGATCTTCGAAAGCTACGTCAACATCATCTCCTTCGGCCGCGGCACGTTCGGGCCCGCCGCGGCGATGCACGCCTACTTCGGCAAGAACCTCGACGACTCGATCACCTGGAGCGAAGCCGCCTTCCTCGCCGGGATGATCCAGTCGCCGTCGGTGCACGACCCGGCCGCCTCCGGCGACGCGCACGCCGCGCGGCGCTGGCAGTACGTGCGCGACAAGCTCGTGAGCCGCGGTTACGTGAAGAACGACGAGCAGCTGGCCTACCCCGGAGCCGAGATCCAGCCGCCGTCGGAGACCCGGGCCGGCCGCCTCACCTACGACGAGTTCCACGTCAAGCAGGCCGTCCTGGCCGAGCTGGACCGTGAGGGCTTCCCGCTCGGCCGGTTGCAGCAGGGCGACATGACGGTCGAGACGACGCTGGACCGCGGCCTGCAGGACGCCGCGAAGAGGACGTTGCGGGACCGGCTCGCGGGCGAGCCGAAGGAGTTCCGCGGCGCGATGGTCGCGATCGACCCGAAGACCGGCGCCGTCCGCGCCTACCAGGGCGGTGACCAGGGCGTGCGCGACTACGCGGGCACCCCGCACGCCGCGGGCACGGCGTTCCACCCGTTCACGCTCGCCGCGGCCCTGCGCCACGGCTACGGCACCGACCAGCTGATCTCGTCCCCGGTGAACCAGCGGTTCCTCGGCGAGGACTTCACCTACCCGGACGTCTGCGGGCCCAAGTGCACCCCGCGCACGGCGATGCGGGTCCACGCCGACGGCCCGTTCGTCGCCCTGGCGAAGAAGCTCGGCCCGGACGCGCTGAGCGAGACCGCGCGCCAGGCCGGCATCCCGGAGACCGTCGACGGCACCCCGACGATGCGGGAGAAGGACGGGTTCCTCATCGGCGCGGGCATCGCGGTCGGCCGGTATCCGTTGCGGCCGCTGGACGTGGCCGGCGCCTACGCGACCTTCGCCGCCGACGGCCGCCGCACCACCCCGCACCTGGTGTCGCGCGTGCGGGACGAGAGCGGCGCGGTCGTCTGGGAGCACACCGACGCCGCGCGCCCCGCCTTCGACGACGGCGACGGCGACGCAAGCCGCCGCATCGCCCGCGACGTCACCGGCACGCTGGCCACGAGCCTGCCGGACGGGCGCGCGGCCGCGCTGCGCACCGGCGAGGCCGGGCACGGCAGCAGTCCCGGCAACCAGGACGCCTGGGCCGTCGGCTACACGCCGGAGCTGGTGGCCGCGGTGTGGATCGGCTCCGACGACGAACGGCGGCTCAAGGACGCCACCGGCGCCGAGCTGACCGGTGACGCCGTCCCGGCCGACGTCTGGCGCGGGTTCATGACGGCGGCGTCGGCGAGCGGGCCGGCCCGGCCGGTCGCCGGGGGCCCGCCGCCGGTGGTGCGGCCGCCGCGGTGA